Genomic window (Cenarchaeum symbiont of Oopsacas minuta):
ATGTGATTGTGACATGCAAGGGCAATGTTTTTGCGACGGAACTTGTGAATGCAGATCCAACCTTTGTAAAGAAGCAACAAAAGCCATGTAAAATGTCTAATATACTATATTTTTTAAACTTCGATATATGTACATATTCAAATTCTTACAACATAATATATTAAAATGGGTTCAATTAGCGTATTGTATGAAATGTATTGTTGTAATGTTCATGTTTATGCTCATGTTTGGCGCTGTACAATATGCTGCGGCACAAGATGTGGGAGGAGGCGTGGACAAAGACGGAGAATGGCACGTGGGTGAAGGTCTCAAAATTGGAGACAGATTCAAGTATACCATGTGCCATGTAGAATACAAAGATTGCAAGGTACTAACAATGGATTTTTGGTTTAAAGATGAAATCACAATTAATTCTGAAAACAAATGGCTAGTTGAAGCAGTCGTATATGATGGCCGCGACATAATAAAAGGTCAAATACATCTTGGTAAAATAGCTCCAGAACCCACTGGTGGATCTGAAGAGTTGCGCCTATATCGTAGTGCATTCAAATCATCTATTGTGTGGCTCTCTTCATTTGCTACATCGTATGAAGGTACAGGTGATGCAGGTCCGAAAAAATTCAAAGACATCTCTTGGGGAAAGATTGCAAATATTGGAGGACAACAGGTAAAACCGACATCGATAGAAGACGTAAATACGCGTGCTGGAGTATTTGAAGATGCAGTATTGGTAACATGGCGTACTGGGGGACTTACAAGTCAAATATGGGTCATCGATGAATTTCCTTTTCCAGTAAAAGCTAGTACGTGGACCCATGTGTCAGAAGGTATTGCACCACAGGAATACAAATTTGAACTATTAGATTATCAAGAAGGAGTGACAGTCGATCCATATGTGGATATTTTGTCAACAGCGACAAATGATGAAAATCTAAATTGTCCCAAAAACTCTGATTATGTTAAAGTCAAAAAAACTTCCTCATTATCTTCATATATCATAGATCTTAAATATCGTCCATCAGAGATTAAACTTGGCTGTGAGATTGATTGGATTATAAACTTCCGCAGTCCGTACGATGAGTCTGACTTTTTATATCAAGTACATTATGATATCCTAGTGATAAAACCCTCAAAAGATGGAGGAGATAATACTGCAGTAAAATCACTTGCATATGATGAGGACAGATTATTCATGTTTTCACAATCTGGACAAGTTCAAGCATCCATGGATGTAATGCATTCTTTCAACCCGACTCAATATGATATCATAGTGTATGGATTGGGTCCAATCGATGAAAAACCCTCTGGACTCATAGAATCTCTGACGGTAAAAGTGCCATTTGATGGCCCAACAGAAACACTGCCTGTCTCTAATACTACCATTCCAAGTTGGATAAAAACTTCCGCATCGTTTTGGGTTCAAGGAGATACAAGCGATGCTGAGTTTGTCTCAGCAATACAGTATCTAGTAGAAAATGACGTGATAGTGTTACCTCCTACTGAACAAGGCTCAAATTCTAGTAATGATGTCCCAAGCTGGATAAAAACAACCACTGGACTTTGGATTGATGGAATCACCACCGATGATGAATTCATAAACGCCATACAATATCTTGTAAAACAAGGCATCATAATCGTCTCATAGACGTTTAGGGTAGATTTAAACCGCACATACAATTGTAATCTCTTATGGTGGGATTTTTTTCAAAACCAAAGCGTACGTTGCGCAAGATGGTAAAAAATGGTGACTACAAGGAGGCATTAGAGTTTGGACATAGTATTGCAGCAAAGTACAACAAAGATCATGATTATCTGTTCATAATGGGTGGCATACATTATATTTTGGATGATTCAAAAAATGTCTTTTATTACATGGATCAGGCACTCGAGATAAATCCATTCGACGTAGATGCATTGCATCTAAAGGCTAGTGTGTATGCAGCATCAGGAGAAAAAGAAAAGATGATGGAATATTGTAAAAAGATACATGAGATAGATCCTGAACATCAGGGTGCAAGGGAACTACTTGACAGTTCGAGATAAAAGATATACATTTTTCATCAACCAGTCGCAATATTTGGTAACTTTTAGTGTAAACTCACACCATACATGTAGCGAATGTGGTAAAATATCTATGCGCCCGCCTCTGTGAAACACCTTTACACCTTCTTTTCCTTCGTACATGTATGCATCTTCGGTTTTGGCATCGGATATGATCTCTTGTGCGGTACGTTTTATCTGTTCACGTTCGATGGGAAATCTAGTCTTACTCTGATCTATAATGATGCTCAAGTCGCGCTTACCATACATATCAAACTCTTCTATGCGACCCTCACCAGGAAAATTTACCACAATCTTTACTCCATATATTTTCCCAACATTGCTTCCAATCTCCGTGATTAACGAATATGCCATAGCTGGGTTTTTCTTTAAAACAATTCTAATCTGTGGCATATTGGATCGAAGGTGTGCCTGTAGCGTATTGGTAATTTCAGAAAAAAACATTACAACAACAGGTACAAATGGTGTGGTATATTTGTAATGGAGTTGGGTTTTTAATATGAGCATGTTGTACAATTTCAATGGCGTTGCCCATGGAAAGTTCGGATGGATACGATGAATCTGAACACACTGATAACGTGGACAACTATCGTATAACATGCATCTCTTTCATAGAGGATCTCTCTTTGGATTATCTTGCATGGGTGGATAGATATGATCTTCCAAATGACGAAGATGCTAGACGCCGCTCCGAGATTGCCGCCACCATTGAAAAGACAAATCATTGGATTGCTAAAATTGCCCAGTCGATAAAGGCAGTAGATGTAGTC
Coding sequences:
- a CDS encoding TPR repeat-containing protein, giving the protein MVGFFSKPKRTLRKMVKNGDYKEALEFGHSIAAKYNKDHDYLFIMGGIHYILDDSKNVFYYMDQALEINPFDVDALHLKASVYAASGEKEKMMEYCKKIHEIDPEHQGARELLDSSR